CCGCACGGCCGAACGCCCCGCTCGACCTGGCGTTCACCAGCGGCGACGCGGGCGCGCTCATCAACGCCGCCGGCGCGGAGGTGCTGTCGGCGAGCCAGAACCAGGAGTTGGCGTTCACGTTCGTGCGACACTTGCTGTCGGCAGAGGCGCAGGAGTTCTTCGCGACCCGAACGTACGCGTACCCGATGGTCGCGGACATCCCGCCGGTCGGCGGACTGCCACCGATCGACGAGCTGAACCCGCCGAGCATCGATCTGACGGAGCTGTCGAACATCCAGCCCACGCTGGAACTGATGCGCGAAGCGGGGGTGCTGTGACGGTGGAGGCGATCTGAATGGCCCCGGGCGGGGGCTTCGGCCGCGTCGGCGAACTGCTCGAGGACGGCGACGACGAGCCGAGCGTGGCGGTCGTCCTCCTGGCGGCGGGCGTCGCAGCGGCCGTGCTCTCGCCACTCGTGTGGCTCCTCGTCAGCGCCGCCGAGTTGTCAGTCGACGACGCGCTCGGACTGATCGCGTCGGGGACGACGACGGAAGTGCTGATCAACAGCCTCGCGCTCGTCGGCGTCGTCACCGCGGCGTCGGTGGCGCTGGGCGTCCCCCTCGCGGTGTTGACCGTCCAGACGGACCTCCCGTTCAGACGCGCGTGGACCGTCCTCGCGGCGCTCCCGCTGGTCGTCCCGAGCTACATCGGCGCGTTCGCGTACGTGTCGGCGTTCGGCCCCAGCGGCGCACTCCCCGACCTGTTCACGCAGTACGGCGTCGGCTTCGTGAACCCGTACCTCCCGACGGTGTACGGCCTCGGCGGGACGGCGCTCGTCCTCACGCTGTTCACCTACCCGTACGTGTTCCTCACGACGCGGGCGTCGTTGCTGTCGTTCGACACGACGCAGTTGGAGGCCGCGCGGACACTGAACCACTCGTACCCGCAGGCGTTCCGCCGCGTCATCCTCCCGCAGATCGCACCGGGTGTCACCGCCGGCGCCCTCCTCGTCGCGCTGTACACGCTGTCTGACTTCGGGACGCCTGCGATCATGCGGTTCGACGTGTTCACGCGCGTTATCTACGTCGAGTTGAACAGCTTCGGCGTGGGGCGGGCGAACGCCACGCTGCTGTCGATCCAACTGCTCGCCGTGACCGCGGTGATCCTCGCGCTGGAGTCGCGCGTCAGCGGCGACACCGCC
This genomic interval from Halobaculum marinum contains the following:
- a CDS encoding ABC transporter permease; protein product: MAPGGGFGRVGELLEDGDDEPSVAVVLLAAGVAAAVLSPLVWLLVSAAELSVDDALGLIASGTTTEVLINSLALVGVVTAASVALGVPLAVLTVQTDLPFRRAWTVLAALPLVVPSYIGAFAYVSAFGPSGALPDLFTQYGVGFVNPYLPTVYGLGGTALVLTLFTYPYVFLTTRASLLSFDTTQLEAARTLNHSYPQAFRRVILPQIAPGVTAGALLVALYTLSDFGTPAIMRFDVFTRVIYVELNSFGVGRANATLLSIQLLAVTAVILALESRVSGDTAAGYGTPSSVKTVVSLGPFRWLAAAVPAVVSLFTLALPVGILTMWLVRSGPGYTGGGLAFRPEFATNSVYVAVFTAAATVLFALPVAYYAGRSDSPLAKVTERATYLGYAMPGVVLGLALVFFSSQWLRDTVSPGAAQLVYQSLPLLVFAYVVRFLPQAVGSTRSSVLGVDRDLVGAARLLGEPPRGAFRRVTLPLISPGLLAGAALVFLTTMKELDTTLILHPTGFTTIVTYIWRVQEAGYYGRAALPALVLVAVSGLSMVPLLRGRDDD